The following coding sequences are from one Halorubrum sp. BOL3-1 window:
- a CDS encoding pentapeptide repeat-containing protein, translating into MSEYEIPNDNEIPPEDIQPGADLRDIDLSKAILREANLSRANLKDANLSDANLNNSDLSDADLGDANLSRANLKDANLSDANLNNADLSDADLGDANLSRANLKFADLPKSMLRGANLSDANLNNADLSDADLGDTNLPRANLKDANLSDANLNNADLSDADLGDANLSRANLKFADLPKSMLRGANLSDAKLRNTDLSGAYLGNAKLLDAELRNTDLSGAYLGNAKLSDAELEDVDLSEGNLYNADLLEAEFYDVDFSGANLSDVNFSKSELEKADLPEAKLKDTNFLEANLKGANLTKSILKDTNLRKARLQDADLSGAELENADLSESILREANLSKANLSNADLSNADLRHSKMLKPNLRDARLSGVRLSGETNIVDYNEEIEQSLSKLEEISDQETQDIIARASRELRTVYSENGLVESARRVLIQERKARSREALHDSGGKRTFQWALSRLSWFFTGYGVQLKPVVGWMLALYLLSACVYWKVGGMAWDQSLYYSIVTFTTAPPETPPNYLTSIVAGIETFAGTAGIVFLGYVIGSRNRI; encoded by the coding sequence ATGAGCGAGTATGAAATTCCAAACGATAATGAAATCCCACCTGAAGATATTCAACCGGGAGCAGATCTAAGAGATATAGACCTCTCGAAAGCAATACTTAGAGAAGCCAATCTTTCCCGAGCAAACCTCAAAGATGCTAATCTTTCGGACGCAAATCTTAACAACTCTGACCTTTCGGATGCGGATCTTGGTGATGCTAATCTTTCCCGAGCAAACCTCAAAGATGCCAATCTTTCGGACGCAAATCTTAACAACGCTGACCTTTCGGATGCGGATCTTGGTGATGCTAATCTCTCCCGAGCAAACCTCAAGTTCGCGGATCTCCCAAAATCGATGCTCCGAGGTGCCAATCTTTCGGACGCAAATCTTAACAACGCTGACCTTTCGGATGCGGATCTTGGTGATACTAATCTTCCCCGAGCAAACCTCAAAGATGCCAATCTTTCGGACGCAAATCTTAACAATGCTGACCTTTCGGATGCAGATCTTGGTGATGCTAATCTCTCCCGAGCAAACCTCAAGTTCGCGGATCTCCCAAAATCGATGCTCCGAGGTGCCAATCTTTCGGACGCGAAACTTCGAAACACCGACCTTTCAGGAGCTTACCTCGGAAATGCTAAGCTCTTAGACGCAGAGCTTCGAAATACTGATCTTTCAGGAGCTTACCTCGGAAATGCTAAGCTCTCAGACGCAGAGCTGGAGGATGTTGATCTTTCCGAAGGGAACCTGTATAATGCTGACCTTCTTGAGGCGGAATTTTACGACGTGGATTTCTCTGGAGCGAACCTCTCTGATGTCAACTTTTCTAAGTCAGAACTTGAAAAAGCCGATCTTCCGGAAGCGAAACTCAAGGACACCAATTTTTTAGAAGCGAATCTCAAGGGTGCCAATCTAACTAAGTCGATCCTCAAAGATACAAATTTGCGTAAGGCGAGACTCCAAGACGCCGATCTTTCAGGAGCAGAACTCGAAAATGCCGATTTGTCTGAGTCGATACTCAGAGAGGCGAACTTATCCAAAGCAAATCTCTCTAATGCCGATCTCTCTAATGCGGATCTTCGTCATTCTAAGATGTTAAAACCAAATCTTCGAGATGCCAGACTTAGTGGGGTACGGCTATCCGGCGAGACTAATATTGTAGATTACAATGAAGAAATTGAGCAAAGCTTGTCGAAACTTGAGGAGATATCTGATCAAGAAACTCAGGACATCATCGCCAGAGCGAGCCGTGAACTTCGAACTGTATACAGTGAAAACGGGTTAGTCGAATCCGCTCGTAGAGTTCTAATTCAGGAACGTAAAGCACGAAGCCGTGAAGCACTTCATGACTCAGGTGGCAAAAGAACCTTTCAGTGGGCACTTTCACGACTTTCATGGTTCTTTACCGGATATGGGGTTCAACTCAAACCAGTCGTTGGGTGGATGCTGGCGTTGTATTTGCTGTCTGCCTGTGTCTACTGGAAAGTGGGCGGGATGGCGTGGGATCAAAGCCTGTATTATAGTATTGTGACATTCACAACGGCTCCACCGGAGACCCCCCCGAATTATCTAACGAGCATCGTGGCAGGAATAGAAACCTTTGCTGGTACAGCAGGCATCGTGTTCCTCGGCTATGTTATTGGGTCTCGAAACCGGATCTAG
- a CDS encoding Lrp/AsnC family transcriptional regulator → MTDPDDLFGQLDEAEAVTGNQTDSIQSSVEQTETNDRRECVDISTESTVSKESRRRIGTSHYVARCRFCRCKFQQHRIATRHEGRCDVEPVAQCRYCGETHTRADDPDLHRKTCEAYERAEKRLDEESETETVDGETTETSGSSDEDHFSRRFIDPQPHEFHGYLKWDCEDLDNPLRSYFGLRSLQGEHDFEQHGRLRTTAEIDGSEWNIEFGFKSCGLAPRDAANFQLEEVREYLVYVYPKGYESWGDAKSEARKRAYFRISPRWPDIETKDGVSSMSNPCDLEGYDVEVEGSYWDFEQYPSVLQQSLDALKTRQGFRFNSPTPIHPEDFTTDRIHSSSNIVDAELYVRVLRGETGEVIAYDGTLHEISLLLAGDREGYAKSVRDDRECPGHYHTATIDSRRAGELVGSHELAKEFKHYHMRNPDAVEGTALENPKIGASFQNSIHDETLYWDDLDTLVTELDEALLNVLNWSNIPTRPDSQMYVEDDYFEVTGSRRWRKILPDRLPRIEVKQDDQIFATAARMNETDTEVVETLLTDGGETSPKELAHSIGVHLDTVYRALKRLSPLVDHTYGEVQLGSKYIAQELTGYIDSVSDSIKSGLENALDGLTRAEAHGGDNDPWNRWLDRYGGEISRTEGAEPDELDIGFQPASLEEARRLLRNGATQWSKVTGEELRQFAFEFDPKVTLADGQVYAPRHFADALGTPS, encoded by the coding sequence GTGACCGACCCGGACGACCTCTTCGGACAGCTCGACGAGGCCGAGGCGGTCACTGGCAACCAGACCGACTCGATCCAGTCGTCAGTCGAGCAAACGGAGACCAACGACCGTCGAGAGTGCGTCGACATCTCCACGGAGTCGACTGTATCCAAGGAGTCACGTCGACGAATCGGTACCTCTCACTATGTAGCCCGGTGTCGCTTCTGTCGGTGTAAGTTCCAACAGCATCGAATCGCGACGAGACACGAAGGCAGGTGCGACGTAGAACCTGTCGCGCAGTGTCGATACTGCGGCGAGACGCATACGCGAGCCGACGACCCGGATCTTCATCGCAAAACTTGTGAGGCGTACGAGCGCGCCGAGAAACGTCTTGATGAGGAGAGTGAGACGGAGACGGTGGACGGTGAGACCACCGAGACATCTGGCTCTAGCGACGAGGACCACTTCTCACGGCGCTTCATCGACCCGCAGCCACACGAGTTCCACGGGTACCTCAAATGGGACTGCGAGGATCTAGATAATCCCCTTCGGTCGTACTTCGGGCTCCGGTCCCTCCAGGGGGAACACGACTTTGAGCAGCACGGGCGACTCCGCACGACAGCCGAGATCGACGGGAGCGAGTGGAACATCGAGTTCGGGTTCAAGTCCTGCGGGCTCGCGCCGCGGGACGCTGCAAACTTCCAGCTCGAAGAGGTGAGAGAATACCTCGTCTACGTCTACCCGAAAGGCTACGAGTCGTGGGGAGACGCCAAATCAGAGGCGCGAAAACGGGCGTACTTCCGCATCTCGCCTCGATGGCCGGATATCGAGACTAAAGACGGTGTCTCGTCGATGTCCAACCCGTGCGACTTGGAGGGGTACGACGTGGAGGTCGAAGGATCATATTGGGACTTCGAGCAGTATCCCTCGGTCTTACAGCAGTCGCTTGACGCTCTCAAGACGCGTCAGGGGTTCCGGTTCAACAGTCCAACCCCCATCCATCCGGAAGACTTCACGACAGATCGGATCCACAGCTCATCGAACATCGTCGACGCGGAACTGTACGTCCGGGTACTTCGCGGTGAGACGGGCGAGGTAATCGCGTACGATGGAACCCTCCACGAGATCTCGCTGCTGCTTGCAGGTGACCGTGAGGGCTACGCCAAATCTGTCCGTGACGACCGCGAATGTCCCGGCCACTATCACACCGCTACTATCGACTCGCGGCGTGCGGGAGAGCTGGTCGGTAGTCACGAGCTAGCGAAAGAGTTCAAGCATTACCACATGCGGAACCCCGACGCCGTCGAGGGGACCGCTCTCGAAAATCCGAAGATCGGGGCCTCTTTCCAGAACTCGATCCACGACGAGACGCTGTACTGGGACGATCTCGACACGCTCGTTACGGAACTCGACGAGGCGCTGTTGAACGTCCTCAACTGGTCGAACATTCCGACCCGCCCGGACAGCCAGATGTACGTCGAAGACGACTACTTTGAGGTAACGGGATCCCGTCGGTGGCGGAAGATTCTCCCCGACCGTTTGCCTCGTATTGAGGTCAAGCAGGACGACCAGATCTTTGCGACGGCGGCGCGGATGAATGAGACCGATACAGAAGTCGTCGAGACGCTGCTCACGGACGGCGGAGAGACGTCTCCAAAGGAGTTGGCCCATTCCATCGGCGTTCATTTGGACACCGTCTATCGCGCTCTCAAGCGCCTCTCGCCGCTCGTGGATCATACCTACGGCGAGGTTCAACTGGGGTCAAAGTACATCGCTCAAGAACTCACAGGCTACATCGATTCGGTGTCGGACAGCATCAAATCCGGACTGGAAAACGCCCTCGACGGGCTCACCCGGGCGGAAGCCCACGGCGGGGACAATGATCCTTGGAATCGGTGGCTCGACCGGTACGGCGGGGAGATCAGTCGGACAGAAGGCGCTGAACCCGACGAACTCGACATCGGGTTCCAGCCTGCGAGCCTCGAAGAGGCCCGTCGGTTGCTCCGAAACGGTGCGACCCAGTGGTCGAAGGTAACGGGTGAAGAACTCCGACAGTTCGCGTTCGAGTTTGATCCGAAGGTCACTCTCGCCGACGGGCAGGTGTACGCGCCTCGTCACTTCGCTGATGCGCTAGGGACTCCCAGCTAG
- a CDS encoding site-specific integrase yields the protein MRLEATEGEDTYKVWMTDDDLDQLRRATVSYRDDLMLQLGGFVGVRAFEIPQVKPTHVRQTDADHYRLRVPRGKDTTSSGGKPRNAYLPKDVERSLRQYQNAENIAPDEPFVDLSVRGVRAAIKRTAEAAAKETGDPDYRHVSSHDLRRRFAQRLLVEENMNPRVVMQVGGWDSFQAIEPYLNAPTPSVVDDAFESAGLHG from the coding sequence ATGCGACTTGAGGCGACTGAGGGAGAAGACACGTACAAAGTGTGGATGACCGACGACGACTTGGACCAACTCCGTCGAGCCACTGTCTCATATCGAGACGACCTGATGCTCCAATTGGGCGGGTTCGTCGGGGTCCGGGCCTTCGAGATCCCACAAGTCAAGCCGACCCACGTCCGGCAGACCGACGCCGACCATTACCGTCTCCGGGTACCCCGGGGAAAGGACACCACTAGCTCGGGTGGGAAGCCCCGGAACGCCTACCTCCCCAAGGACGTCGAGCGCTCCCTCCGTCAGTACCAAAACGCCGAGAACATCGCCCCCGACGAACCCTTCGTCGACCTCTCCGTCCGGGGTGTCCGGGCTGCGATCAAACGCACGGCCGAGGCCGCCGCTAAGGAGACGGGTGATCCGGACTATCGACACGTGAGTTCCCACGACCTTCGCCGGCGATTCGCCCAGCGATTGCTCGTGGAGGAAAACATGAATCCCCGGGTGGTGATGCAAGTCGGCGGGTGGGACTCCTTCCAGGCCATCGAGCCGTACCTCAACGCCCCCACACCCTCCGTCGTCGACGACGCCTTCGAGTCCGCGGGGCTTCACGGGTAA
- a CDS encoding TATA-box-binding protein, producing MTEIVNVVASGSLGRELDVTSVAEDINAGEVDTQSYEYRTPTLYVKEHDGSPLATVYESGSYHISGAKSVDEAEATRDWLISALEDLGVEIGDISFSVANVVVVGDLEKKIDMNNLVIELGFEATEYEPEQFPGLVYRPEDSECVFLIFSSGRVVIPGAPDAETAFNGFDELKKKLTALAK from the coding sequence ATGACGGAGATTGTTAACGTGGTTGCGTCAGGAAGCCTCGGAAGAGAGCTAGATGTGACGAGTGTCGCTGAAGACATTAACGCTGGAGAAGTGGATACCCAATCGTACGAGTACCGCACACCAACCCTGTATGTGAAAGAGCATGATGGGTCTCCTCTCGCCACCGTCTATGAATCTGGAAGTTACCATATTAGCGGTGCGAAGAGCGTCGATGAAGCAGAAGCAACTCGTGATTGGCTAATTTCAGCGTTGGAAGATCTCGGTGTCGAAATTGGAGATATATCGTTTAGCGTTGCTAACGTGGTTGTTGTTGGTGATCTAGAAAAAAAGATTGATATGAATAACCTTGTTATCGAGTTAGGGTTTGAGGCGACGGAATACGAACCCGAGCAGTTCCCGGGACTTGTGTACCGACCGGAGGATTCGGAGTGCGTGTTTCTGATCTTCTCGTCGGGACGTGTAGTGATTCCCGGAGCGCCTGACGCGGAGACGGCGTTCAACGGGTTCGATGAATTGAAGAAGAAGCTCACTGCGCTAGCGAAGTGA
- a CDS encoding restriction endonuclease — translation MTGIVILPAGRDDAFEDYKRFVRDGHPIDNIESYLGADDLELFRTTSDEDRVHVWGTSVDGAWRNVERNDIVLVYHDGGFVARGQVLQLRHDPNLAEYLWKENVDHGRWDDESPWEYMTFLTDVEEVDVDIEEFNELVGYDETYRPQGFTRVADKRLDQLSGEESVETAIADLTDAGERVHPVDDEDGENDEDDGPTPNLVDQLRAASTDGNAHEEFEKLVAKAFSRLGCTADWIEGGGDTDVEIRSPEHVVIEVKARGNGRVNSLEVTNVDKHRRQRGADHAIVVAPGFAPKVIDNAETTDLTTLAVDDLVELLDRRDQYAVPPEEILALLTRSGAFQDDRLDLLDESIQDRIDAGETLLAVIRALERADGSVETAEDVRWIVVGMEDSDDVPTTKEVRSTLQLLAHPTIGAVTQDEDGYRVTTDNENGVQLVRSLGDVVQSPAEDGDS, via the coding sequence ATGACTGGAATCGTGATTCTCCCCGCTGGTCGCGACGATGCTTTCGAGGACTACAAGCGGTTCGTCCGAGATGGGCATCCGATTGACAACATCGAGTCCTATCTCGGTGCGGATGACCTCGAACTGTTTCGGACAACATCTGACGAGGATCGCGTCCATGTTTGGGGCACCTCGGTAGACGGTGCATGGCGGAACGTCGAGCGCAACGACATCGTCCTCGTCTACCATGATGGAGGGTTCGTCGCGAGGGGTCAAGTCCTTCAACTGCGGCACGACCCCAACCTTGCGGAGTACCTCTGGAAGGAGAACGTCGACCACGGCCGATGGGACGATGAGAGTCCTTGGGAGTACATGACCTTCCTCACTGACGTCGAGGAGGTTGACGTTGACATCGAGGAATTCAACGAGCTCGTCGGCTACGACGAGACCTATCGTCCCCAGGGATTCACCCGAGTCGCCGACAAGCGCCTCGACCAACTTTCCGGAGAGGAGTCGGTCGAGACCGCTATCGCCGACCTGACCGATGCCGGCGAGCGTGTCCACCCCGTCGACGACGAAGATGGTGAAAACGATGAGGACGACGGACCAACCCCCAACCTCGTCGACCAACTCCGGGCCGCCAGCACGGATGGAAACGCTCACGAGGAGTTCGAGAAACTCGTTGCGAAGGCCTTCTCTCGGCTTGGGTGTACTGCCGACTGGATCGAGGGAGGGGGTGACACCGACGTGGAGATCCGATCCCCGGAACACGTCGTTATCGAAGTGAAGGCTCGGGGTAACGGGCGAGTCAACTCTCTTGAGGTCACCAACGTGGACAAGCACCGCCGCCAACGAGGGGCCGACCATGCTATTGTGGTCGCCCCGGGATTCGCCCCGAAGGTCATCGATAACGCCGAGACGACCGACCTAACCACGCTTGCCGTCGACGATCTCGTTGAGCTCCTTGACCGCCGGGACCAGTACGCCGTTCCCCCGGAAGAGATCCTTGCTCTCCTGACCCGTTCCGGGGCCTTCCAAGACGACAGGCTCGATCTCCTCGACGAGTCCATTCAGGACCGCATCGACGCCGGAGAGACCCTCCTCGCAGTCATCCGCGCCCTCGAACGCGCCGATGGGTCCGTGGAGACGGCGGAGGACGTCCGGTGGATCGTTGTCGGGATGGAGGACTCCGACGATGTCCCGACCACCAAAGAAGTCCGGTCTACCCTCCAACTCCTCGCACACCCGACCATCGGGGCCGTTACACAGGACGAAGACGGGTATCGGGTCACCACCGACAACGAGAACGGGGTCCAGCTGGTGCGGTCCCTTGGAGACGTTGTACAATCTCCTGCCGAAGACGGTGACAGCTAA
- a CDS encoding GIY-YIG nuclease family protein — MPYTDPHVAAPSLWAVRQEYGPDFEVSVTEPVDVNQRQRRLAIEEMLIAVYRRESGENTTANFGRIIEGYKRSGRRSDGFTGGKLAEGETERNTEPGVAPLPWTDADKPTGPSWMGLDWTEPESLAKAYGLPIEAGVYRIWDRKEPERLEYIGQSEDLKSRLYRHRRNRDEGLAFSYAIIDDGDAKHKREQVETDLIGAHWLATNSAPRDQF; from the coding sequence ATGCCGTACACCGACCCACACGTCGCGGCCCCATCCCTCTGGGCGGTGCGACAGGAGTACGGGCCCGACTTCGAAGTGTCGGTGACTGAACCCGTCGACGTCAACCAACGTCAGCGTCGCCTCGCGATCGAAGAGATGCTAATCGCAGTGTACCGCCGCGAGTCTGGTGAGAACACGACAGCAAACTTCGGGCGCATCATCGAGGGTTACAAGCGATCGGGCCGACGCTCAGATGGGTTCACGGGCGGGAAGCTCGCGGAAGGAGAGACTGAACGGAACACAGAACCTGGCGTCGCGCCGCTACCGTGGACGGACGCCGACAAGCCAACGGGTCCCTCATGGATGGGGCTCGACTGGACAGAGCCGGAGTCGCTCGCGAAGGCGTACGGCCTTCCGATAGAAGCGGGTGTGTATCGGATCTGGGACCGCAAAGAGCCGGAGCGTCTTGAGTACATCGGGCAGAGTGAGGACCTGAAGAGCCGGCTGTATCGGCACCGGCGGAACCGCGACGAGGGACTCGCGTTCAGCTACGCGATTATCGACGACGGCGACGCGAAGCACAAGCGCGAGCAGGTCGAGACCGACCTGATCGGCGCGCACTGGCTGGCAACTAACTCGGCGCCGCGGGACCAGTTCTAG
- a CDS encoding HNH endonuclease signature motif containing protein, whose translation MPRGAITDWVDLLEEQARARGVNFERNPRQYFNFRLGGETGIIGKVRISEEQKREYEDHGREFIWHRYNREKELTQQNISEEVVNVTLDVWDNGQFAPDDDHFIFVREALVTEETHSQGDQRIEVLDNGRYGGPLSESIDDWDDIFQRTVTAGSADNDPSSAVPHDNSGGEESDTSGNRVSRAQDRVEISQSFKNEVRDRFNNKCALTGIEGDEYSYLLTVSHILDRADREDIAEDHGNVVLLNRTHHFAFDNGLWTFDKGGRIWIKPEYNPASDIMRDSLLDRDGEIIPHLRDAEVNPEYLNEHNSSLSWWPVE comes from the coding sequence ATGCCACGTGGTGCTATCACTGACTGGGTCGATCTGCTTGAAGAACAGGCACGAGCTCGTGGGGTTAATTTCGAACGGAACCCTCGACAGTACTTCAATTTCCGACTTGGGGGCGAGACAGGGATCATCGGTAAGGTCCGGATCTCTGAGGAACAGAAGCGCGAATACGAAGACCACGGGAGAGAGTTTATTTGGCATCGTTACAATCGCGAGAAAGAACTCACTCAACAGAATATATCAGAAGAGGTTGTCAACGTCACCCTTGATGTCTGGGACAACGGACAGTTTGCTCCCGACGATGACCACTTCATTTTCGTTCGAGAGGCGCTTGTTACCGAAGAGACCCACTCTCAGGGTGATCAACGAATTGAGGTCCTTGACAATGGGCGATATGGCGGCCCTCTTTCTGAGAGTATTGATGACTGGGACGATATATTCCAGCGAACCGTTACTGCCGGCAGTGCTGACAACGATCCGTCATCGGCAGTTCCCCACGACAACTCCGGTGGCGAGGAGTCCGATACTTCGGGCAACCGTGTCTCACGAGCACAAGATCGAGTCGAAATCAGTCAGTCATTCAAGAACGAGGTGAGGGATCGGTTCAACAACAAATGTGCGCTTACGGGAATTGAGGGTGACGAGTACTCATACCTTCTTACCGTGTCCCACATCCTTGACCGGGCTGATCGCGAAGATATCGCAGAGGATCACGGAAACGTGGTGCTACTCAACAGAACTCACCATTTTGCGTTTGACAATGGTCTTTGGACGTTTGACAAGGGTGGTCGAATATGGATAAAACCGGAGTATAATCCAGCCAGTGACATTATGCGGGACTCGCTGCTCGACAGAGACGGAGAAATAATCCCACACCTTCGCGACGCCGAAGTAAATCCGGAGTATCTCAACGAGCACAATAGTTCTCTCAGCTGGTGGCCCGTAGAGTAG
- a CDS encoding N-6 DNA methylase — translation MSAKEAEFHGILFTRLLDYIQDNETLFNEPVSEKTVDNGFADIYLPSVLNGELVIEVKRDDIYPRDKEVIKQARTYTDDLGAEFFATCNSNDLFLFHYQGEIELADIDFYYFNLRESELNDVIPQLLGVVEHVHEAQSLPDQTERDRLVGILRSFHSSIWPTYRELARQKYGSNERFTQQFDEWVQENDYGDLDDDEKFEVAGKQYAYLLTNKVLFYEVIREKTKGQYDPEVGETVTEIETKSGFELDPLHGHTTLSTLETHLQNQFETIIEEIDYEPIFDDGASLFADFPQNRKTLRTLEDFLENIEAESITRLDEDLLGEIYEELIPAEERKMLGQYYTPPKIAETLASWAVPDRSPDEIPRVLDPASGSGTFTVEAYKQLDQLPSQPSHQAIVDHLVAVDINKFPLHLTALNVASQNVSEKTDRIHTHNDSFFNLSPDVDALFSSKVHADDDGEVGLFDAAIGNPPYIDQRRLYPDKEHFRRHLKELGPQGSSVYYDGDKRFSKRCDAYIYFITHATQFLKDDGRLGYIVPTKWMMTGYGEEFQEFLHDNYKIRAVVAFGARAFQDAFVDGALLMIERCDDEEERRKNVVNFIRVKGSMEAEDIVDTVEYELDLDGSREMMILTRDSYRTVAVSQEYLMERESSKLGHFVSAPQEFIELLENSHVTSLENLLEDSSRGVTTGDNDFFLIDEEDAEARGIDDRFLTPVIRWIKQMEPQSKLTKDSTDVYLLDINDYVEEVKSGGSFGQSDLEERVKSQLRDDGHMALWDYIREGEAQGVNEKRTCASRDVWFNVGELERADILHPKGFKYRLFCLRNADSLAANNRLYRLHPARGVDTKVLLGVLNSTVYQAAVETLGRSEGRGMLELSKGDLVSLPVLDVRKLDDGQKQDIRDAFVQWESGVDGAQDELDEVILDIMGVETSVEELQELRETATQERNDRGTTSEVMVERVDTLEDVGTNTFTVGTGEADEAELSDFM, via the coding sequence ATGTCCGCAAAAGAGGCAGAGTTCCACGGGATTCTGTTCACCCGACTTCTGGATTATATTCAAGATAACGAGACCCTATTCAACGAACCTGTGTCGGAGAAGACAGTTGATAACGGGTTTGCCGATATCTACTTACCGAGTGTATTGAACGGTGAGTTGGTCATCGAAGTCAAGCGAGACGATATCTATCCGCGAGACAAGGAAGTCATCAAGCAGGCACGCACATACACGGACGATTTAGGTGCGGAGTTCTTCGCGACTTGCAACTCCAACGACTTGTTCCTCTTTCACTATCAGGGAGAGATTGAGTTGGCAGACATCGATTTCTATTATTTCAATCTCCGTGAGTCCGAGCTGAATGACGTCATTCCGCAGCTGCTTGGTGTTGTTGAACACGTCCACGAGGCGCAATCTCTCCCCGATCAGACCGAACGTGATCGACTCGTAGGGATTCTACGCTCGTTTCACTCATCGATATGGCCGACGTACCGAGAGCTAGCTAGGCAGAAGTACGGAAGCAACGAGCGGTTCACGCAGCAGTTTGATGAGTGGGTACAAGAGAACGACTATGGTGACTTGGATGACGACGAGAAGTTCGAGGTGGCTGGGAAGCAATACGCCTACCTGCTGACGAACAAGGTACTGTTCTACGAGGTCATTCGGGAGAAGACGAAAGGGCAGTACGATCCAGAAGTTGGTGAGACAGTGACAGAGATTGAGACGAAGAGCGGATTCGAACTTGACCCACTTCACGGCCACACTACACTGTCGACCCTCGAGACGCACCTTCAGAACCAGTTTGAGACGATCATTGAGGAGATCGACTACGAACCGATCTTCGACGATGGGGCGAGCCTATTTGCGGACTTCCCACAGAACCGGAAGACGCTCCGAACGTTAGAGGACTTCTTGGAGAATATCGAGGCTGAGTCCATAACGCGACTTGATGAGGACTTGCTTGGCGAGATCTACGAGGAGCTGATTCCAGCCGAGGAGCGAAAGATGCTGGGACAGTACTACACGCCACCGAAGATCGCCGAGACGCTGGCGTCGTGGGCAGTCCCTGACCGCTCCCCTGACGAGATACCGCGAGTCCTTGATCCTGCTTCTGGAAGCGGCACGTTCACGGTTGAAGCGTACAAGCAGTTGGACCAGTTACCGTCTCAGCCGTCGCATCAGGCTATTGTTGACCATCTCGTTGCTGTCGACATCAACAAGTTCCCACTCCACCTCACTGCCCTGAACGTTGCGTCGCAGAACGTGAGCGAGAAGACCGACCGAATTCACACACACAATGACAGCTTCTTCAACCTGTCACCAGATGTCGACGCGCTGTTCAGCTCGAAGGTTCATGCCGATGACGACGGGGAGGTTGGCCTCTTCGACGCTGCTATCGGAAATCCGCCGTACATCGATCAACGCCGTCTCTACCCGGACAAGGAACACTTCCGGCGGCATCTGAAAGAGTTAGGGCCGCAGGGATCGAGCGTCTACTACGACGGGGACAAGCGGTTCAGCAAGCGATGTGACGCGTATATATACTTCATCACCCACGCCACGCAGTTCCTCAAGGACGATGGCCGGCTCGGGTACATCGTGCCGACGAAGTGGATGATGACTGGGTACGGGGAAGAATTTCAAGAGTTCCTCCACGACAACTACAAGATCAGGGCGGTTGTGGCGTTCGGGGCTCGGGCCTTTCAGGATGCCTTCGTGGATGGGGCGTTGTTGATGATTGAGCGGTGTGATGACGAGGAAGAGCGGCGTAAGAACGTGGTCAACTTCATCCGAGTGAAGGGATCGATGGAGGCCGAGGACATCGTAGACACGGTAGAGTACGAACTCGATTTGGACGGTAGTCGGGAGATGATGATCCTCACACGCGATTCGTATCGGACGGTAGCAGTCAGTCAGGAGTACTTGATGGAGCGGGAATCGTCGAAACTCGGTCATTTCGTTTCCGCACCTCAGGAGTTCATTGAGTTGCTTGAGAACTCTCACGTCACGTCGCTGGAGAATCTTCTCGAAGATTCGAGTCGTGGCGTGACGACGGGAGACAACGACTTCTTCCTCATCGATGAGGAGGACGCCGAGGCTCGTGGAATAGACGACCGGTTCTTGACACCGGTGATTCGGTGGATCAAGCAGATGGAACCGCAGTCGAAGTTGACCAAGGACTCGACGGACGTGTACCTCCTTGATATCAACGACTACGTTGAAGAGGTGAAGTCGGGTGGCAGTTTCGGACAGTCAGATCTCGAGGAGCGAGTGAAGAGCCAGCTCCGCGATGACGGCCACATGGCTCTCTGGGACTACATACGGGAAGGGGAAGCTCAAGGCGTCAACGAGAAGCGGACGTGCGCTTCGCGCGACGTGTGGTTCAACGTCGGAGAATTGGAGCGAGCCGACATTCTACACCCGAAGGGGTTCAAGTACCGGCTGTTCTGCCTCAGAAATGCCGACAGTCTTGCGGCGAACAACCGCCTGTACCGCCTTCACCCGGCACGTGGGGTGGATACGAAGGTGTTGCTCGGTGTGCTCAACTCCACGGTGTATCAGGCGGCGGTTGAAACTCTCGGGCGGAGTGAGGGGCGTGGGATGTTGGAGTTGTCAAAGGGTGACTTGGTGAGTTTACCCGTACTAGACGTACGCAAGTTGGATGACGGGCAGAAGCAGGACATCCGGGACGCGTTCGTACAGTGGGAGTCCGGTGTCGATGGTGCGCAGGATGAACTTGACGAGGTGATTCTGGACATTATGGGCGTCGAAACGAGCGTTGAAGAATTGCAAGAGCTCCGTGAAACTGCTACGCAAGAGCGAAACGATCGGGGGACAACCTCCGAAGTGATGGTGGAACGTGTAGACACTTTAGAGGACGTGGGAACGAACACGTTCACAGTTGGTACGGGTGAGGCTGACGAGGCGGAATTGAGTGACTTCATGTAA